GATCCCCACATCGCGGACGGTCACCTGCGAGCCCGGCAGGGCGGCGGCTGCCGCCCAGAGAAAGGCGGCACTGGATGGGTCACCCGGAACCTGTAGCAAGCCCGGCGAAAGGGGCACCGAAGGTCCTTGAACGCAGACGGAGAGACTCTCCTTCCGAATGGAGATTCCGAAAATCGGGAGCATTCGCTCGGTGTGGTCGCGAGTCTGCCGTACTTCCGATACAGTGGTCTGGCCGTCTGCTTGCAGTCCGGCGAGCAACACGCAGCTCTTGACCTGAGCACTGGCAACCTCAGGCCTGTGGGTAATGGGCCGAAGCGGTCTTGTGCCCGTGATCACGATGGGCGGGAAGTTGCCGTCGCGTGCCCCTACCGTCGCCCCCATTCGCTCCAGCGGGACGAGGATCCGGCGCATTGGGCGACGGCGCAGCGAGTCATCCCCATCCAGCCTGCTGGTGAACGGTTGGCCCGCCAACAGCCCGCTCAGGAGCCGCATTGTCGTTCCGGAGTTGCCGCAATCGAGGGTGCGCGCAGGCGGAGCGAACCTCCCAGCTCGGCCGCGGATCACGAGCTCGGTGGCGCTTGTCTGCTCCATGGCAACGCCCAGAGCGCGCAGGCACCGTAGCGAACTGGCGACATCCAACGAGGTACTGAGGTTCACGATGCGCGTGGTACCCTGCGCAAAGCCGGCCAGCAGGACGGCCCGATGAGAGATGGACTTGTCTCCCCCCACCTTCGCCTCGCCCACAAGGCGTCGAGCGGGTCTGATTGTCCGGGTTTCCGACACAGAGTTCACCTCCTGTGCGCTGACAGCGACCTTTCTCTGCCGGGAGCGAGTCTATTCCGCCCCACCGCTGCACGCTTCGACCGCCTGGATCCCTCTTAATCACGGGCGCGGCATGTGATCCCTGAAGCTCGCAGAAGCTCCAGAGCCTGCTGCCGATCCCTTTCGCTTTCCAGGGCGAGGCGGATGGACCCACCCTCTCCCTCGCGGACCTTCAGGACCTCGATGTCCTTGATGTTGAGCCCGGCGTTGGCCAGGGTGGTCGAAATCCGCGCGATCACACCGGGCTTGTCCTCCACGGCGACGAGGATGTCGTACAGCGGGTGGAGGAAGCCCTTCGTGTCGCGGGGGATGGAGAGCCGGGAACGTGCTGCCTTCTCGAAGGCCTCTCGCAGGTCATCCCTTTCCAGCCGTTCTCGCAGGTCGCTCAGACTCTTACAGAATTCCTCGAGCACACCGAGGATCACGTCTCGGTTGGTGCGCAGGATGTCTTCCCAGACCTCGTACGGGCTGCTGGCAATGCGGGTCATGTCTCGAAATCCGCCCGCGGCCAGGCGGAGGGTTCGATCGTCCTTCTCGTGGTGTCGCGCGGCGAAGTTGACCAGGTTCACAGCCAGCAGTTGAGGCAGATGGCTTACTACGGCGGCCAGACGGTCGTGCTCCTCCGGGTGCATGGTCAGGACCTGGGCGCCGAGGGTAGTGGCCAGCTCGGCTACAGTCTCGTAGGCCCGGTTCGACGTAATGTCGGTGGGCGTCAGGACGTAGGTGACGTTCTCAAAGAGATAAGGGTCGGAAGCGCGGCCTCCTCTCCGTTCCGAGCCGGCCATGGGATGGCCGCCCACAAAGCACTCGGGATAGGGAAGGAGCTCCTGCGCTTTCCGCACGATTTCTCGTTTGGTGCTCCCGACGTCCGTGACGATCATCTGAGGGGTTACGGCGTGGCGCAGGATGGAAAGCCAGCTGACGATCGAGGCAATAGGGACAGCCAGAATGACGACGTCCGTGCCTTCCCACTCCTGTTGAAACCGGTCCACAGGGATGGCGTGATCGATCATCCCGAGTTCGCAAGCGACCGCCAGCGCGGGAGGAAAGTCGACGCCCACTCGTCGCAGGCCCGGGCGTTTCCGTCCCAGGGCGAGCCCCATCGAGCCGCCGATCACTCCCAGGCCGATGATGGTGACGCTGGTAAACCCCACGTCCAGGCCCTCGCCGTTTGAGTCACCGGAATCCTCCCCGGTGCAGAGCCGAGACACGATCGCACTGGATCGTCCCTTCGTCAAATTTTCCTTCCGATGGCCGCGGCAATGATGCGAAGCTCCTCCATCAGGCTGGTGAACTGATGGGGATACAGGGACTGGAAGCCGTCAGACTTGGCTGCATCGGGGTCGGGATGGACCTCGATGAGCAGCCCGTCGGCTCCTGCAGCGATCGCCGCCCGAGCCATCGGCGCCACCTTGTCCCGTCGCCCTGTGCCATGGCTGGGATCTGCGATAATCGGCAGGTGACTCAGGCTGTGCACAACCGGAATAGCACTGATGTCGAGGGTATTGCGCACCGAATCTTCGAACGTCCGTATACCGCGCTCGCACAGGATCACCTGGTAATTGCCGCCGGCCATGATATACTCGGCCGCCATGAGGAGCTCCTTCACGGTGGCCGCAAATCCTCGCTTCAGGAGCACAGGCTTCCGGATGTTGCCGAGCTCGCGCAGAAGGGCGTAGTTTTGCATGTTGCGCGCTCCCACCTGCAGGATGTCGGCGTACTCCGAGACGAGGGGAACCTGTTCGCGGTCCATCACCTCGGTCACGGTCAGTAGACCGTACCGATCGGCAGCTTCCCGGAGGTACCGCAAGCCTTCCTCGCCGAGGCCCTGGAACGCGTAGGGGGAAGTTCGGGGCTTGAATGCTCCTCCTCGAAGGACTTTCGCCCCGGCCTCGCGTACGGCGTGAGCTGCCTCCATCATCTGCTCCCGGCTCTCGACCGCGCAGGGGCCAGCCATGACCACGACTTCATTGCCGCCGATGGCAACCTCGCCGAGGGTAATGACCGTGTTTTCGGGATGAAAGGCGCGGCTTGCAAGCTTGAAAGGCTCACTGACACGGACAACTTCGTAAACGCCGGGCAGAAGTTCAAGCTCCCGGGTGTCGAGTTTGGCCGTATCGCCGATGACACCAAGGATCGTCCTCTCGACCCCCGTGGATCGGTGAACGCGGTATCCCTGGCTTACGAGTTTGCGCTCCACCGCATCCACCTCCTCTTGGCTGGCGCGCTTGTCCATCACGATCACCATGGATTGACCTCCGTGCCCGCGTTGCCGCCGCCCGTCTGCACGGTGCGGCAGCAAGCTATGATCGCCTCAAAGACCCTTCGGATCTCGCTCGCCGGAAGCGGGCCGCATCGGTGCTGAACGATTCGCTCGATCACCTGCCTCTCCCGCGCGGGATCCTCGACGGGCATCCCGGCGCGCTCCTTTTCGCGCTTGGCGCGCAGTGCCAGGAAAGCCCGGCGTTCCAGTAGTCTCAAAATCTGGATATCCACCTCGTCGATCTCAGCCCGAATCCGCTCGAGGGACCAGCCGCTTTCGTTCATCTCTTCTCCTTAGCTTGCGTCCACTTCGCGACCGGAAATGAAAAAGCCCACCCGCTTGCGGGTGGGCTGGTTTGCTTACGACGCTATCGGTTCTGATTCAGCTCATGGTCGCAAACCTCCCACCCGCAGAGAAGCGGCTAAAGTAATAGCAAAAGTACCGACGCCAAATCGGGTGAGAGGTCTCGACGGCCATTCTCTCTCGGTCCTCCTACCGGGCTTTCCAATTGACCACCGGATTCTACAAAAATCCCTCCTCCTGCACAACCCTTTTTTGAGGCCTCTGCGGGAGTAGCCGACTTGCTTAAACGGAAATTCTTTTGTTAGATTGCAGGACAGCGCTGGAGAAGATGGAGAGGGAGGACGGACATGTTTAAGCGCATTCTCTTGGTGGCCGCGTCGGCCCTGATCACAAGCGGGTGCCAGCGCCAGGAGGTGGCGACCGTGGTGCGCGACAACTACGGTGTTCCCCATGTTTTCGCCAACTCCGAAGTTGCTGCTGCCTATGCCTTCGGATACGTCCAGGCGGAAGACCGCATCGGGCAGCTCATGCAATGGTATCGATGGGCGGAGGGCCGACTCTCGGAGGCTTTCGGGCCAGCCTTTGTCGAGACGGACTTTGAGCAGAAGCTGTGGCGGCACGCCGAAATTGCTCAAACCGGTTACCCGCAGCTCCCCAGGTACCTGCAGCGGATTCTCGACGCGTTTGCGGCGGGCATCAACGATTACGTGCGCCAGCATCCAGAAAGGGTGCCGGCTTGGGCCGTTAAGGTTGAGCCTTGGCATCCGCTGGCCCTGGGCCGGGCGTTCATCTGGGACTGGCCGCTGGACGATGCCAAAGACGATCTGCGTCGTGGTTTGCAGCAGCCGGAGGCAAGCCACGGCCGAGGCTCAAACCAGTGGGTGGTTGCCCCCGCCCGTTCCGCAACGGGTACGGCCATCGCTCTGATTGACCCGCACCTGAGCTGGGAGGAATCCGGCCACTGGTACGAAGCACGTATCCACGCGGGGCGCTGGCAAGCCTGTGGCATGGTTGTCGTCGGGACGCCTTTCGTAGGGCTCGGTCACACCGAGGCAGTGTGCTGGGCAGCGACGACCGGAGGCCCGGACTGTGGGGATTGCTATCGGATCCTTCTGGATGACCCGGAGAAACCCACGCGTTACCGCTACGATGGGGCTTGGCGCCCGCTGCAGGTCGACACCGTAGCGATCAGCGTCCTCAGGTCTGACCGCGTCGATACGATTCGAAGGGTAGTGTTCTGGACGCACCACGGGCCTATCTACGAGCGCCGGGGTACGGTGGCCTATGCTCTTGCGCTTCCCTACCTGCCGTCCGTCCGGCTCATCGAGCAGCTCTACCGAATGAACCGCGCGCGCTCACTGGCTGAGTTCCAAGAGGCGATGGCCATGTGCGAATTCATGCCGCAAAACATCATGGCTGCCGATGTGGACGGAAACATCTGGTACGTGCGGACAGGCAAGGTGCCCATCCGGGAGGCGAAATACGACTGGAGTTATCCCGTCCCTGGCGATACCTCAGCCACGGAGTGGCGCGGCATTCACCGCCAGGACGATCTGGTGCAGATTCTGAATCCGAAATGCGGCTACATGCAGAATTGCAACATCTCGCCGGGCACCATGATGGCCGAAGGAGCCCCACGCGCTCGGGATTACCTCCCGTACATTTACAATGACCGCGAGGATCGGAGTAATCCGCGCGGACGTAGGGCACTGGAAGTGCTTTCGAGCATCCAGAAGATGACCAGAGAGGATGCCTTCGCCCTTGCCTTCGATACCAAGATCCCCGGGGTGCAGGCTTGGCAGGACGCTCTCAGGGAAGCTTTCCGGGAGTGGGGCGAGGAGCGTCCCAGCTTGAGCCGGGCGGTGGAAACGCTTGTCTCCTGGAATGGCCGCCTCGGTAAGGAAGAGGCGGGAGCTCTGCTCTACTACCGGTGGCGCCAGGAGTTGGGCAGGATCGACCCGGAGCTGCGTGGCGAGTTGCCGCCGAATCCGGAGCCCAGTCGATCGCAAGCCCTGGAGATGTTCGAGGCCCTCGTTCGAGCTTCGGAAAGCCTGCGGCAAGTGTTCGGCAAGGAGCACGTGCCGTGGGGAGAGTTCCTTCGCTTGCAGCGCGGTGACAGCAGCTGGGCCCTGGACGGCGGTTCCTTCGAATACGGACTGTCGGCGCTACGTGCAGTCTGGGGCCGGGCCGAGGCGGGCCGCGTGCGGGCCTCTGGAGGACAATCCTGCCCCATGCTGGTTTTCCTGGGCAGACCCATCGAGTCCTACAGCGTCCTCCCCTGGGGCATCAGCGATGACCCGAAATCGCCGCACTTTGCCGACCAGGCACCGCTCTTCGCCCGGTGCCAGATGAAGCCGACCTGGTTCCATCCCGATAGCCTGCGGAAGCACACCGAGTCGCGGGTGGAACTGCGGTTCCGTGCGGAATAGCGCGAATACTCAACGTTTCGGCCCATTCCCGTTTCGCCCCTGGGTCCGGCTCCTGGGGCAGACAAGGGTTTTTCGGAGTCTCTCGGCTGCGCGACGGTGAGGCGCGGAGAGACGCCGGGGGCTCGTGTCCGCTCGTGGCGGCAAGGAGCCGGATACCGGCGCCGCTCAGGTGCGTCGACGGACGAGCAGGGTGTGCCAGGGGCCACGGGATGGGTCGGGGCAATGGGGGACCTCCTGAATGTAAGCCCCGCCTCACAGGGGCCCGGGGGACGGAAAGGCAGGTGGAGACAAAGAAGAATCCGCGGGGGCAGAAAAGCGAGTCGCCCTGTTAGGGCGCGATAGGGGTGTTCCCCACACACGATCGTTTCTCCCTCACGGCTTACAGGTTTCGGTCCTGAGCGAGCGGCCCCTGGCCGAGGCTTGTTCCGAGAGACAAGAGACCTCATTCGAGCTGGTATGCCGCGAATCCCGGCACCAGGTTGGCCTTTTTCGGGAGCTGGCTCTTGTCGCAAAGCGCCGCGGTCATTCGGGAACTGGATAGGCCCTACCGCCAGCTTTGGTGAGCCCGTTCCATTAGGAAAGACTTTTTCGGCCGGTGGAAAATCTTTCCGCACCCGAGCACCGGAGCCTTCAGGTACAGGCTAAACTCGCTCAAGTTTGCCCCGCACGTTGCCCACGGTGCGCTTGCGTCCGTTGGGTCAGAGGCGTCGCCTGGCGGACTCGGTGGCACGGTCCTTGTGCAGCCGCCGCTGGGCAAGAGTCCGAAAGCGAGGCAGGGATATGCTGGAAGGCATCTACACATCCGCGGCCGGTATGCTCCCGCGCACAAATCAGCTCGAGGTCATCGCCAATAATCTCGCCAACGTGAGTACAGCCGGATTCAAGCGCGACCGAGTGACCTTCCGCCAGACCCTCGATGCTGAGCTGGCCGTCGCTGCGGAGACAGGGGAGACGCAGGGGGCCCAGGAGGTGGTCACAGATTTCTCACAGGGGCCTCTCGAGAAGACAGATCGCCCGCTCGACCTGGCGATCGACGGGGAGGGCTTTTTCGTTGTGCAAACAGCGGCAGGCGAGCGCTACACGCGGGCGGGTAGTTTCCGCCTGGACGCGGCGGGTAGGATTGTAACCCCGGACGGGTACCCGGTCCTGGGCGAACGTGGGCCCATCGTGTTACACGAGGGCTCTGTGGAGGTGCGGTCAGACGGCGAGATCTGGCAGAAGGGCGTCGCGGTCGGGCGTCTTCGGGTTGTGAACTTTCCGAACTTGAGAGCTTTGGCAAAGGAAGGGCACAGCCTGTTTCGCCTCCGGGATCCGAACGTGCGGCCTGTAGCCCTCGAGAACGTGCGGATCAAGCAGGGGTACCTCGAGGGGTCGAACGTGAACGCCCTCGAAGAAATGGTCGAAATGATGGTCGTGGTGAGGAATTTCGAAGCCGAGCAGAAGGCCATCCAGACCCAGGACGAGACCCTGTCGCGAGCGATCAATGAGCTTCCGAAGCTATAGCCGCCCGCTCGGGCAGCCTGTGGGGAATTAAAGCAGGAGGAGGATCGGGCATGATTCGCGCTCTGCGCACGGCGGCAAGTGGCATGTATGCCCAGGAGCTTCACGTCGATACCATAGCCAATAACCTGGCCAACGTGAACACCACCGGCTTCAAACGCAGTGAGGTCGAATTCCAGGACCTTCTGTACCAGACTATCCAGATGGCAGGGCAGTTGAATCAGGAGGGCGTGAACGTCCCCGTCCAGATCCAGGTGGGACACGGGACCCGCCCGGTCGCTACGGAGAAGATTTTCACCCAGGGAGATACAGTGGCCACCAACAATCCTCTCGACCTGGCCATCAATGGGGACGGCTTTTTCCAGATCCTGATGCCCGACGGCTCTTTGGCCTACACCCGAGACGGGAGCTTCAAGGTGTCGGCGGACGGGAGGATAGTGACCAGCGATGGCTACCTCCTTCAGCCGGATCTGGCGATCCCCACGGACACGACCGAGATCAGCATCAGCCGGGACGGGATTGTGACGGTGAAGACGGCCGAGAGTCCTGAGCCGCAGGAGATCGGCCAGATCGAGTTGGCACGGTTCGTGAATCCCGCTGGGCTGAGCAGCATCGGCGGTAACCTCTACGTGCCCACCGCCGCTTCCGGCGAACCCATTGTGGGCACTCCCGGCACCGAAAGCATGGGGACCCTCCTTCAGGGCCACCTGGAGCTTTCCAATGTCCAGGTGGTGAAGGAGATGATCGATCTCATTGTCGCCCAGCGCGCCTACGAGATCAACTCGAAGACGATCCGGAGCGCGGACGACATGCTCGGCATCGTGAATAGCCTCCGTCGGTGAAAAAGGACATGCCTAGGACGGGATCACGTCTACGAAGGATCTGCCGTGTAATGGCCGGGCTGGCTATCCTGGGAATTGGCGAGGTCTGCAGCAGTGCTGCCGGACAGTCGCTGACGCCAGCGCAGCGAGCCCTCCTCACGAGCGCGATCGAGCGATACGTTGGCCTCCAGCTCATGGGTACGGGCAGAGTCGCGATCGAGATCCTGAGGGTTTCGGGAGCTTGGCCCGCACGGGAAGACACGGTCGGATGGCAGATCCGGGCTATCAATCGACTGCAGCCCGGAATGGTCAACTCCTTCGAGATTCGAGGATCGGATCCCGCCCACGGACCATGGACGGTGTCCGTAGCTGCCCGGGTCGAGCTTTTTCAGCAGGTGGTTGTGGCCACGCGAGACTTGCGAGCCGGGGAAGTCGTAGACCGGAGCGACGTCGCGCTCGAGGAGCGAAGTCTGACTGGGCTTCTGGGGGAGCCTCTGCGGGGTGAAGAAGAGGCCCTCGGGAGGCGGCTACGCGGCAGCGTCAAGGCGGGGACGATCCTCACCCGGCGCTTTCTGGAGGAGGTGCCTTTGGTGCGAAGGGGTGACCTGGTTCGTATCGTTGCGGCGGTTGGAGCGGTGCGGGTGGAAACCGAAGGCCGTGCTCTGGAATCCGCAAGCCTCGGTGAAAGTGTCCTGGTGCGCAATGCCGGTTCGGGCAAAACCGTGCGCGGTCTCGTCGTTGCGCGAGGTGAAGTTCTGGTGCGGCCCTGAGGGACCCCTCGCTCTTGAACTCAAAGGAGAGGAATGCTGTGGTGAAAATGACGAGGACCTGGTGGCTGGTTCCCCTTTGCGGCGCAATCTTGGGCCCAGGGAAGTGCGCAGCCCAGAAGCTGGGGACCGGCTCGCTTTTCAGCGACTACAAGGCGTTCCGCGTAGGGGACGTCGTTACGATCTACATCGTTGAATTTGCCTCCGGCACCAACGAGACCAAAACGGGCACCGGAAAGGAAACAGAGATTTCGCTCGAATCCAGCGGAGGCACCGGTGCCCTGAAGTTTCTTCCCATGTTTGGAGCCGGAGCCAATGCGCGAAGCAAGTTCGACGGCAAGGGAAGCACCTCGACCACGGGGGTGCTGCGCGCCAAGATCAGTGCCCGAGTGGTGCAAGTGCTGGACAACGGCAACCTTGTAATCGAGGGCAGCCGAGAGGTGCAGGTGAACAACGAAAAGCAGGTCACCATCCTCTCGGGTGTGGTGCGCCCAGAGGACATTACGGCAGACAACGTGGTGTACTCCTACAACATCGCAGACGCCAAGATTACCTATCGCGGGAAAGGCGTTGTCTCGGGTGGTTCCAACCCCAGCCTGATTACCAGAATCCTCAACTGGGTGTTCTGACCATGGGGCGGAAGCTTCGGAAACCGGGTCTTTTGGTTGTTCTTCTCCTGTCGCATTCCGCCTTCTCCTGGGCGGGGGTGAAGATCAAGCAGATTGCCGAACTTGAGGGACTTGGGCCGACGAAACTCGTAGGATACGGCCTGGTGGTGGGTTTGGACGGAACCGGGGATAGCCGACGGTCCATTGCAACTCTGCAATCCGTGGCCAACATGTTGAAGCGTTTCGGCCTCACTGTGCCCCAGAACGAGCTTCGCGTGGACAACGTGGCCGCGGTGATGGTTACCGCCGATCTGCCGCCCTTTGCCCATCCGGGCACCCGCATCGATGTTCAGGTGTCCTCCCTCGGCGACGCCGAGAGCCTTGAGGGAGGAACCCTTCTTCTCACCCCTCTCGTCGACGGCAGCGGTGAGGTGTACGCCCTGGCTCAAGGGGCCGTGTCCATTGGGGGCTTCAACATCAGTACCATTGGAGGCGAGAGGGTGCGCAAGAACTACGCCCTGGTAGGCAGGGTACCGAACGGCGCGGTGGTGAAGAAGCAGGCGCCGGCTTCGATCCCCGGGGACGGGAACCTGCGACTTGTGTTGCGAAACCCCGATTTCACGAGCGCGAGACGTGTGGCCGACGCCATCAACCAGCGATTTGGTCAGGAGATCGCCGTCGCCATCGACGCGGGGGCCGTGCAGCTGGCAGTGCCGGAGGAGGTGCGGGCTCCGGGCAAACTGGTCGCTTTCCTCAGCGACCTGGAGAGTGTGGAAACCGAGCCGGACCAGGTGGCCCGCGTGGTGGTGAACGAGCGCACGGGCACGGTGGTCGTTGGCGGTGATGTGCGGATCTCGACCGTCGCCGTTGCCCACGGCAATCTCACGGTTCGGATTGCGACCACGCCGATCATCTCGCAACCGACCCCCTTCTCCCAGGGGCAGACGGTGGTGGTTCCGGAAACCCAGACCACGGTGGAGACGGAAGAAGCAAGTCTAACCGTCCTGCGCGAGAGCGCTACGGTAGACGATCTGGTGAAGGCCTTGAACGCCCTCGGGGTAACGCCACGCGACCTCATCGCGATCTTTCAGGCGCTGAAGGAAGCCGGGGCTCTGCGGGCCGAACTGGTGATCCTGTGAAGCCACTTCCTCCGGCTTTTCTGCGGGTTGGGTGAAAGTCACCCGCTTCGGATGGTTCGGGTCGCATCGAGGTTTCGGTCGATGAAGATTGAGGCGTCTCCAAACTTCCTCCCGGTCAGCGCGCAAGCAGCTACGGCTGCCGGGGCGAGTTCCCGCCATCCCGATCCCGAGCTCAGGAAAGTGTGCGAGCGGTTCGAGGGGCTTTTTCTGGCTCAGCTTTTCCGGGTGATGCGGGAGTCGATCCCGGAGTCCGGTCTCTGGAGCAGCGGGCCGTGGCAGGGGATGTTCGATTTGTTCTTCGATCAGGCCATCGGCGAGAAGGCGGCCGAACGGAATTCGTACGGGATCGCCGAGATGCTGGAAAGGCAGCTGGGCCGCGTACTCCTTTCGACGTCGGTCGGCTCCGGTAGCTCCAGCTCGTCCGGTCAGGAGTTTCCCCTCGTCGAGGGCGCGCCGGGGAGCGGAAGCGTGGTCAAGAGTTCAGAACAGGCGGTCGATATTGTCAGTGCGGCCGCCGGTGCCGAGGGTGTCGATCCTCACCTCGTCCAGGCGGTGATTGACGTAGAAAGCGGCGGCGATCCCAGGGCCGTATCGAAAAAAGGGGCGGTGGGACTGATGCAGCTCATGCCGGACACGGCCCGGGAAGTCGGTGTAAGAAACCCTTGGGATCCCGTCGAAAACGTGCGCGGTGGGGTGCGATACCTGCGCCAGCTCCTCGACACGTTCGGCAACGACCTGGCCCTTGCCCTGGCGGCCTACAATGCAGGGCCGGGGGCCGTGCGGCGCCATGGCGGGATCCCGCCGTTCCGGGAAACCCGGCAATACGTGGAGAAGGTCCTGAACCGCTACCACCAGTTGAAGAGGCTGGCGGCGACGACGACAAAGCCTTCGGTTACCGGGTAGGTGGGAACAGGAGCACAGGACGGTGGCAGCTCTGGCGTCAGGGGTGGTGAGCACGGGGAGCCTCGAGGAACGGCTCCAGTGGATACGCTTGGCGGGCCTTTTGCGCCGGCAGGTGGGCCTTATGCGCAACCTCTTGGCCCTCCTCCTCCGGATCCGCGAAGCCATAGTCCTCGTGGACCTGCCGGCGTTTCAGAAGACGGCCCTCGATCAGATTCAGCTCCTTCACGAGTTGGAGGCCGTGGGCCAGGAAAGCCGTGAGCAGATTTCGGCTCTTGTCCCACAGGCGAGAGACGCGGCGGGGGAAGCCGGTCTGGCGGAGGCCATCGCCGTGGCACCTCCCGAAGATAGGAGGGAGCTGGTAGAGCTGCAGCAGACGCTTATCCAGCTCGCCGAAGACGTCCGTCGGCTCGCCCATCGGAATGAGAAGCTGATGACCGCGCTGGGAGAAATTCGTGAGGCGCAGTACCAGGCCCTCTGGAACGCATTCGGCCGCTTGCTTGGCACTTACGGCGAGAGGAAAACCTTTGTCCCCGCTTCCGTCTGCGACGTGGTAGGGTAGAGAGAGGGTAGATCCCGGTGTCGACTTTGAATGGCATCCTCGAGCTCAGTAAGCGCTCCCTGATGGCGCATCAGCTGGTGGCCAACGTCATCGGCAACAACGTGGCCAACGTCAACACGCCGGGCTACTCCAGACAGGTGGCGAACCTGGTTCCTTCGCCCTCGGTCCAGACCGCCTGGGGACCTATGGGTACCGGCGTCGAGGTCGGGGATGTGAGCCGTTACCGGGACGCCTTCTTGGACCTGCAGTATCGCCAGAGTGTGAGCAAACAAGCCCACTGGGAAGCGCTCTCCCGCTCCCTCTCAGAAGTGGAGGCGATGTTTAATGACCCGGGCGAGAGCGGACTCCAGGCGGCATTGGACGAGTTCTGGAATGCGTGGAGCGATCTTGCTAATGACCCCGAGAATACGACGGCACGCGCCGTGGTGCGCGAGAAGGGGATGGCCCTGGCAGCTACGTTTCGGCGCATCGGCAACTATCTGCGCGAACACATTCAGGCCGTCGACAGCGAGGCGCGGAAACTGGTAGCCGATGCCAATGCCGCATTGCGAGAAGTGGCCGACCTCAACTCGAAGATCCAATTCGTCCGCGCCCAGGGTGGTTCGGCAAACGAGCTAATGGATCAAAGGGACCGTCTGCTGGACCAGCTTTCTGAGTGGATCGGAGCCCGCGCCTTGGTCTCTACCGATGGATCGGTACGGGTGCTGGTGGGCACAGAGGTTCTGGTTGAGGCTGCGGAAGCTCGCCCGATCCAGATCCACGATTTGGGTGAGCAGGAGATGGCGCTTGCTCAATTCCTCGGTCCCTCGGGCGCTCCTCTGGGACTGGTCGAGTGTAAGCTCTCAGGCCTCCTGGAGGTGCGCGACGCCGCTCTTCGCTCGTACCTCGCCGAGCTCGACGAGATCGTAGGCACCCTGGTCCGCGAGGTCAACCTTCGGCACCGGCAGGGCTACACGCTGAAAGGGGAGAGGGCGGGGGACTTTTTCGAGAGCACGGCACTTTCGGCCACGCAGATTCGCCTTGCGGACGGCATCCTGGAGGATCTGACCAACATTGCGGCCTCCAGCGAGGACACGCTGGGCGACAACCAGGTGGCGCTCTCCATTGCCTCTTTGCGTTCCGCGAAGGTCATGCGCGGGAGCGATTCCCTTCTGGAGGCCTACTCCAGCCTCATCGGCCGACTCGGTAGTCTTTCCGCACAGGCCGAGGACTCGGTGAGGAACCAGGAGGTCATCACGCAGACCCTCGAAAACCAGAGGGCCCGGGTCCAGGGAGTCTCACTGGACGAGGAGATGGTGGAGCTGATCAAGTTCCAGCACGCCTATCGGGCTTCGGCCCAGGTGGCGCGAGTGGTAGACGAGATGATGCAAGCCGTTCTAGCCATGGTCAGGTAAAGG
This genomic stretch from candidate division KSB1 bacterium harbors:
- a CDS encoding flagellar basal body L-ring protein FlgH, translated to MTRTWWLVPLCGAILGPGKCAAQKLGTGSLFSDYKAFRVGDVVTIYIVEFASGTNETKTGTGKETEISLESSGGTGALKFLPMFGAGANARSKFDGKGSTSTTGVLRAKISARVVQVLDNGNLVIEGSREVQVNNEKQVTILSGVVRPEDITADNVVYSYNIADAKITYRGKGVVSGGSNPSLITRILNWVF
- the flgA gene encoding flagellar basal body P-ring formation chaperone FlgA, whose protein sequence is MPRTGSRLRRICRVMAGLAILGIGEVCSSAAGQSLTPAQRALLTSAIERYVGLQLMGTGRVAIEILRVSGAWPAREDTVGWQIRAINRLQPGMVNSFEIRGSDPAHGPWTVSVAARVELFQQVVVATRDLRAGEVVDRSDVALEERSLTGLLGEPLRGEEEALGRRLRGSVKAGTILTRRFLEEVPLVRRGDLVRIVAAVGAVRVETEGRALESASLGESVLVRNAGSGKTVRGLVVARGEVLVRP
- the flgN gene encoding flagellar export chaperone FlgN, which codes for MAALASGVVSTGSLEERLQWIRLAGLLRRQVGLMRNLLALLLRIREAIVLVDLPAFQKTALDQIQLLHELEAVGQESREQISALVPQARDAAGEAGLAEAIAVAPPEDRRELVELQQTLIQLAEDVRRLAHRNEKLMTALGEIREAQYQALWNAFGRLLGTYGERKTFVPASVCDVVG
- a CDS encoding flagellar basal body P-ring protein FlgI, producing the protein MGRKLRKPGLLVVLLLSHSAFSWAGVKIKQIAELEGLGPTKLVGYGLVVGLDGTGDSRRSIATLQSVANMLKRFGLTVPQNELRVDNVAAVMVTADLPPFAHPGTRIDVQVSSLGDAESLEGGTLLLTPLVDGSGEVYALAQGAVSIGGFNISTIGGERVRKNYALVGRVPNGAVVKKQAPASIPGDGNLRLVLRNPDFTSARRVADAINQRFGQEIAVAIDAGAVQLAVPEEVRAPGKLVAFLSDLESVETEPDQVARVVVNERTGTVVVGGDVRISTVAVAHGNLTVRIATTPIISQPTPFSQGQTVVVPETQTTVETEEASLTVLRESATVDDLVKALNALGVTPRDLIAIFQALKEAGALRAELVIL
- the flgG gene encoding flagellar basal-body rod protein FlgG: MIRALRTAASGMYAQELHVDTIANNLANVNTTGFKRSEVEFQDLLYQTIQMAGQLNQEGVNVPVQIQVGHGTRPVATEKIFTQGDTVATNNPLDLAINGDGFFQILMPDGSLAYTRDGSFKVSADGRIVTSDGYLLQPDLAIPTDTTEISISRDGIVTVKTAESPEPQEIGQIELARFVNPAGLSSIGGNLYVPTAASGEPIVGTPGTESMGTLLQGHLELSNVQVVKEMIDLIVAQRAYEINSKTIRSADDMLGIVNSLRR
- the flgK gene encoding flagellar hook-associated protein FlgK, with the protein product MSTLNGILELSKRSLMAHQLVANVIGNNVANVNTPGYSRQVANLVPSPSVQTAWGPMGTGVEVGDVSRYRDAFLDLQYRQSVSKQAHWEALSRSLSEVEAMFNDPGESGLQAALDEFWNAWSDLANDPENTTARAVVREKGMALAATFRRIGNYLREHIQAVDSEARKLVADANAALREVADLNSKIQFVRAQGGSANELMDQRDRLLDQLSEWIGARALVSTDGSVRVLVGTEVLVEAAEARPIQIHDLGEQEMALAQFLGPSGAPLGLVECKLSGLLEVRDAALRSYLAELDEIVGTLVREVNLRHRQGYTLKGERAGDFFESTALSATQIRLADGILEDLTNIAASSEDTLGDNQVALSIASLRSAKVMRGSDSLLEAYSSLIGRLGSLSAQAEDSVRNQEVITQTLENQRARVQGVSLDEEMVELIKFQHAYRASAQVARVVDEMMQAVLAMVR
- a CDS encoding transglycosylase SLT domain-containing protein, which encodes MKIEASPNFLPVSAQAATAAGASSRHPDPELRKVCERFEGLFLAQLFRVMRESIPESGLWSSGPWQGMFDLFFDQAIGEKAAERNSYGIAEMLERQLGRVLLSTSVGSGSSSSSGQEFPLVEGAPGSGSVVKSSEQAVDIVSAAAGAEGVDPHLVQAVIDVESGGDPRAVSKKGAVGLMQLMPDTAREVGVRNPWDPVENVRGGVRYLRQLLDTFGNDLALALAAYNAGPGAVRRHGGIPPFRETRQYVEKVLNRYHQLKRLAATTTKPSVTG